A single region of the Deltaproteobacteria bacterium genome encodes:
- a CDS encoding sucrase ferredoxin encodes MSERNKHKHPCSIFSLESDEEMFGTAPRVETWFLLEYGGHWTGDAFKDSKIPGKVKKRIKRYLKTYKNSRLQLIKQQKATEEGIKLFIALSTESRPRLYELTLEGYEDLLRLDIKSLLKGDSNLRKEPLFLICTNGEYDTCCGKFGMPVYLDIAEGVHGPDTWQTIHIGGHRFASTFICFPHGLYYGGIREGRRAEELIEEYKKGHINIRNYRGRTCYEQEVQAAEYFLRKETGISEIAICPLKKHKKTKRGLSVEFIYKDEKTKYKMKIRKLADQIRVFKNCGDKKTSYVTQYRLKDFKTGPAD; translated from the coding sequence TTGAGCGAAAGAAATAAACATAAACATCCGTGCAGTATATTCTCTCTCGAATCAGACGAGGAGATGTTCGGTACTGCCCCCAGAGTGGAAACATGGTTCCTGCTGGAGTACGGAGGGCACTGGACCGGAGACGCTTTCAAGGACAGTAAAATTCCCGGGAAGGTCAAAAAACGAATCAAGCGTTATCTTAAAACCTATAAGAACTCCCGTCTCCAGCTCATTAAACAACAAAAGGCCACAGAAGAGGGCATCAAGCTTTTTATCGCGCTTTCCACGGAATCCCGTCCCCGCCTGTATGAACTGACGCTTGAAGGCTATGAAGACCTCCTTCGACTGGATATAAAATCGTTGTTGAAAGGTGATTCAAATCTGAGAAAGGAGCCCCTGTTCCTCATATGCACAAACGGTGAATACGACACCTGCTGCGGTAAATTCGGCATGCCGGTTTATCTGGACATCGCCGAAGGCGTGCACGGCCCTGATACCTGGCAGACCATACACATCGGAGGGCACAGATTTGCGTCCACCTTCATATGCTTCCCTCACGGTTTATATTACGGGGGCATCAGAGAGGGTAGAAGGGCCGAGGAGTTAATCGAAGAATATAAAAAAGGGCATATCAATATTCGGAATTACAGGGGACGCACATGCTATGAACAGGAAGTTCAGGCAGCGGAATATTTCCTCAGAAAGGAAACCGGAATAAGTGAGATAGCCATATGTCCGCTAAAAAAACACAAGAAAACCAAGCGTGGATTAAGTGTTGAATTCATTTACAAAGACGAAAAAACTAAATACAAGATGAAAATCAGAAAACTTGCAGATCAAATAAGGGTCTTTAAAAACTGCGGAGACAAGAAAACATCATACGTAACTCAATACAGACTTAAAGACTTCAAAACAGGCCCGGCGGATTAA
- a CDS encoding peroxiredoxin, which produces MARAIKTGDRAPLFTLPSGNGDSVDLEDYIGKKPVVLYFYPKDNTKVCTKEACAFRDSYEEFKKTDGAEIFGISSDSASSHKNFSSEHNLPFKLLSDEAGSVRELYGVPKTLGILPGRVTYVIDSEGIVRHIFSSQLNYRKHVEEALDALKKLKK; this is translated from the coding sequence TTGGCCAGGGCAATAAAAACAGGTGACCGCGCCCCGCTGTTCACCCTTCCATCGGGGAACGGAGACTCGGTGGACCTTGAAGACTATATCGGCAAAAAGCCTGTGGTCCTGTATTTTTATCCAAAGGACAATACGAAGGTATGCACAAAAGAAGCCTGCGCTTTCAGGGACAGCTACGAGGAATTCAAGAAAACAGACGGCGCCGAGATATTCGGAATAAGCTCCGATTCCGCAAGCTCCCACAAAAATTTCTCTTCCGAGCACAACCTCCCGTTCAAACTGCTTAGCGATGAGGCAGGTTCCGTGAGAGAGCTCTACGGGGTTCCTAAAACGCTCGGCATACTTCCCGGCAGAGTTACTTACGTAATCGACAGTGAGGGAATAGTAAGGCACATATTTTCATCCCAGCTCAACTACCGCAAACACGTCGAAGAGGCGCTCGACGCCCTTAAAAAACTTAAGAAATAA
- a CDS encoding acyl-CoA dehydrogenase family protein yields the protein MDFDFTEEQKMIRGVAREFARKEIAPAADYCDRKAEFPHEIQEKARKLGLINVVIPEEYGGSGLSAIEMIIVAEELAWGCAGITVGGIAVNTLTAQPIIIAGDDGQKKKYLGLLAEAYGSYCVTEPNAGSDVISMRTTALKKKDRYILNGQKTWISNAREARFFVVFAKTDPEEASHRGISAFLVDRDLPGVEVSKKLAKMGQKASDACEVVFNEVELGAESLLGGEGQGFKLAMEVFDHSRPVIAAMGVGISRRALDECISYSKERQAFGRPILDFQGVSFKIADMGMRTQAARLLAYNAAWKTVKGERNTLEASYAKTFASDTAMWAATEAVQIHGGYGYSEEYPLEKLMRDAKVLQIYEGTNEIQRVVMVKELTKD from the coding sequence ATGGACTTCGACTTTACCGAAGAACAAAAGATGATAAGAGGCGTTGCGAGGGAGTTCGCGAGGAAGGAAATAGCCCCCGCTGCCGACTATTGCGATAGAAAAGCGGAATTCCCGCATGAAATTCAGGAAAAGGCCCGCAAGCTCGGCCTCATAAATGTCGTAATCCCGGAAGAGTACGGAGGCTCGGGACTCTCGGCAATCGAGATGATAATAGTAGCCGAGGAGCTCGCATGGGGATGCGCCGGGATCACAGTAGGCGGAATCGCAGTCAACACCCTCACGGCCCAGCCGATCATCATAGCCGGTGACGACGGTCAAAAGAAAAAATATCTCGGGCTTCTGGCGGAAGCCTACGGCTCTTACTGCGTAACCGAGCCCAACGCCGGCTCGGACGTAATTTCAATGAGAACTACCGCGCTAAAGAAAAAAGACAGATACATACTAAACGGGCAGAAAACCTGGATATCAAACGCCCGGGAAGCCCGGTTCTTCGTGGTTTTCGCCAAAACCGACCCTGAAGAAGCGAGCCACAGAGGGATCAGCGCATTTCTCGTAGACCGCGATCTACCGGGGGTAGAGGTATCGAAGAAGCTCGCTAAAATGGGCCAGAAGGCAAGTGACGCGTGCGAAGTTGTTTTTAATGAGGTCGAGCTTGGAGCGGAATCCCTTTTGGGCGGCGAAGGCCAGGGGTTTAAACTGGCTATGGAGGTATTCGACCATAGCCGCCCCGTGATAGCCGCCATGGGTGTCGGAATTTCCCGGCGCGCGCTCGATGAATGTATAAGCTACTCTAAAGAAAGGCAGGCTTTCGGTCGTCCCATACTCGACTTCCAGGGGGTCAGCTTCAAAATAGCGGACATGGGTATGAGGACTCAGGCGGCGAGACTGCTGGCATATAACGCCGCTTGGAAAACGGTCAAGGGAGAGCGCAATACGCTCGAAGCATCCTACGCCAAGACCTTTGCCTCGGATACCGCCATGTGGGCCGCGACGGAAGCCGTCCAGATACACGGCGGCTATGGCTACTCCGAAGAATATCCGCTCGAAAAGCTAATGCGCGACGCGAAGGTGCTTCAGATATACGAAGGCACAAACGAAATACAGCGCGTTGTAATGGTAAAGGAGCTGACAAAGGACTGA
- a CDS encoding thiolase family protein yields MGEPVIIDALRTPAGRNRGALRYIRPDELYAQLINRLLSRTGIDGRKIDDVITGCVTEVEEQGANIGRLSVLLSELPASVPATTLNRLCGSSQQAVHFGAQSIASGDADYVIAGGVESMTRVPMFSDIRGGFENLNPVIGKKYELIHQGESAERIAEKYGLKRQDLDKFAYQSHLRAAFATKSGYFKEQIMPVNGVDADGKPFLLDYDEGIRFKPDLDRMSALSPVFRENGVITAANASQISDGAAAVLIADSETARADGLKPRARFRARVVLGGDPTMQLLEVIPATEKVLDRAGLGLEDMDVIEINEAFASVVLAWASELKPDMSRVNPNGGAIAHGHPLGATGTLLMTKLLHELERSGGQFGLQLMCIGHGMATATIIERI; encoded by the coding sequence ATGGGAGAGCCAGTCATCATAGACGCGCTCCGCACCCCTGCGGGGCGTAACCGCGGGGCGCTCAGATATATCAGGCCAGACGAGTTATACGCGCAATTAATCAATCGTCTATTGAGCCGGACAGGGATAGACGGCCGGAAAATAGACGACGTTATTACGGGGTGCGTAACGGAGGTAGAAGAACAGGGCGCCAATATCGGAAGACTGTCCGTGCTCCTCTCCGAGCTCCCCGCATCTGTTCCCGCCACGACACTCAACCGCCTGTGCGGCTCAAGCCAGCAGGCAGTCCATTTCGGAGCGCAGTCAATCGCTTCAGGGGACGCGGATTACGTCATAGCCGGAGGCGTCGAGTCCATGACCCGTGTGCCGATGTTCTCCGATATCAGAGGGGGTTTTGAGAATCTTAACCCCGTTATCGGCAAGAAATACGAACTCATTCATCAGGGCGAATCGGCGGAAAGAATCGCCGAGAAATACGGACTCAAAAGGCAGGATTTGGATAAATTCGCGTATCAGAGTCATCTGAGAGCCGCGTTCGCCACAAAATCGGGCTATTTCAAAGAACAGATCATGCCCGTAAACGGCGTTGACGCGGATGGCAAACCCTTTTTACTGGATTACGACGAGGGCATAAGATTCAAACCTGATCTCGACAGAATGTCGGCCCTCTCCCCGGTTTTCAGAGAAAACGGCGTCATCACCGCCGCAAATGCGAGCCAGATATCCGACGGGGCTGCCGCGGTCCTGATCGCCGACAGCGAAACCGCCCGGGCGGACGGTCTGAAACCCCGCGCCCGATTCCGCGCCAGAGTCGTTTTAGGGGGCGATCCCACAATGCAGCTCCTGGAGGTAATCCCCGCGACAGAGAAAGTCCTTGACAGAGCCGGACTCGGCCTGGAAGATATGGATGTTATCGAAATAAACGAGGCTTTTGCCTCCGTAGTACTCGCGTGGGCAAGTGAGCTAAAACCCGATATGAGCAGGGTAAATCCGAACGGGGGAGCAATAGCTCACGGCCACCCGCTTGGCGCTACAGGGACCCTCCTCATGACGAAGCTCCTCCACGAGCTCGAACGATCAGGAGGTCAATTCGGACTTCAGTTAATGTGTATAGGACACGGAATGGCGACTGCCACGATAATCGAACGGATATAA
- a CDS encoding DUF5752 family protein gives MEINPFHVKDCALLRIATGEHAQNLNELRDKLLTVHPESIYYHYWGRKFRPRFTDPEYNNDFAEWAYQNLHDAELAERLSVIDPSHASSPEELRAELIDVIEKCLYERETAPASRQDEQFYFVRAQVVVFDTDCVINKPEELPGLIDKLSDGSVFYHFINAARRTENRTNDFSAWLSDIGDGYGELSALVSAIEPYFLNMTDIRERLKTTLNGYLKRQGK, from the coding sequence ATGGAAATAAACCCTTTTCACGTAAAAGACTGCGCCCTTTTACGTATAGCGACGGGAGAGCACGCGCAGAATTTGAACGAGCTCCGGGATAAACTTTTAACCGTTCACCCGGAATCTATTTATTATCACTACTGGGGCAGAAAATTCCGCCCCCGTTTTACGGACCCGGAATACAATAACGACTTCGCTGAGTGGGCCTATCAAAATCTTCACGACGCCGAGCTTGCGGAGCGCCTGAGCGTTATAGATCCTTCGCATGCAAGCAGTCCGGAGGAACTCAGGGCCGAACTGATCGACGTAATAGAGAAATGCCTGTATGAGCGCGAAACAGCCCCGGCCTCAAGGCAGGACGAGCAGTTTTACTTCGTCCGGGCCCAGGTAGTCGTATTCGATACCGACTGCGTTATAAACAAACCCGAGGAATTACCCGGCCTGATAGACAAGCTATCCGACGGAAGCGTATTCTATCATTTCATAAATGCCGCGAGACGCACAGAAAACAGGACGAACGATTTCAGTGCCTGGCTTTCGGATATAGGCGACGGCTATGGGGAGCTTTCGGCGCTGGTCTCCGCTATTGAGCCTTATTTTCTGAATATGACCGACATACGAGAGCGTCTCAAAACAACACTGAACGGATATTTAAAAAGACAGGGCAAATGA
- a CDS encoding glycosyltransferase: MSDLLESYAKAGGKDVIEHLSQLSAPLKGSRIVHVNSTRIGGGVAEILMKLVPLMNELGIDTSWEVITGENEFYQCTKSMHNALQGNPVDIPDNLLRAYEATNEANAEELRGKLQDADFVIIHDPQPAPLLTLCPERKGKWIWRCHIDASNPYPPVWNYLSEYVQGYNASIFSLADYAQPLPHNQYLIPPSIDPLSEKNTELEKSEIESKYGEFSIDPERPVMLQVSRYDRFKDPVGVIEAYRITKKLNPSLQLVLAGGGATDDPEGEEVLREVYDTAGKDPDIHVLLLPPDAHRVINALQRLSDIVLQKSTKEGFGLTVSEAMWKGKPVIGGNTGGIRLQVINNHTGFLVSTPEGAALRTQYLLKHPDERGEMGKKAKEFVRRNFLITRQLREYLSLIIGLHKGNPDTIELS, translated from the coding sequence ATGAGCGATTTACTGGAATCTTACGCGAAAGCGGGCGGGAAAGACGTTATCGAGCACCTGAGTCAGCTTTCCGCACCTCTTAAGGGAAGCAGAATAGTGCACGTGAATTCCACCCGCATCGGAGGCGGAGTTGCCGAGATACTGATGAAGCTCGTTCCGTTAATGAATGAGTTAGGCATTGATACGAGCTGGGAAGTCATAACGGGCGAAAACGAATTCTATCAATGTACAAAAAGTATGCACAACGCCCTTCAGGGGAATCCTGTGGACATCCCGGACAACCTTCTCAGAGCCTATGAGGCGACAAACGAAGCCAATGCGGAGGAGCTTCGCGGCAAGCTTCAGGACGCTGACTTTGTAATAATCCACGATCCCCAGCCCGCGCCCCTTCTAACGCTCTGCCCCGAACGAAAGGGGAAATGGATATGGAGGTGTCATATTGACGCGAGCAATCCTTACCCCCCGGTCTGGAATTATTTAAGTGAATACGTCCAGGGCTATAACGCCAGTATCTTCTCTCTTGCGGACTATGCCCAGCCCCTTCCGCATAACCAGTATCTGATACCGCCCAGCATTGATCCGCTTAGCGAAAAAAACACGGAGCTCGAAAAAAGTGAAATAGAATCAAAATACGGAGAGTTCTCCATCGATCCCGAGAGGCCCGTAATGCTTCAGGTATCCAGATACGACAGGTTTAAAGACCCGGTGGGGGTAATCGAAGCCTACAGGATTACAAAGAAACTGAACCCTTCACTTCAGCTCGTCCTTGCAGGAGGGGGAGCGACGGACGACCCCGAAGGAGAAGAGGTACTGAGAGAAGTCTACGATACCGCCGGGAAAGACCCGGATATCCACGTCCTGCTCCTGCCCCCGGACGCGCACCGTGTAATCAATGCGCTACAGAGACTCTCGGATATAGTACTTCAAAAATCGACGAAAGAAGGATTCGGCCTGACTGTCTCGGAGGCAATGTGGAAGGGAAAACCCGTAATCGGCGGAAACACGGGCGGTATTCGCCTTCAGGTGATTAATAATCACACGGGCTTTCTTGTAAGCACGCCCGAAGGAGCGGCCCTAAGGACCCAATACCTCCTTAAACACCCGGATGAACGAGGGGAAATGGGAAAAAAGGCGAAAGAGTTTGTCCGCAGGAATTTTCTGATAACAAGGCAGCTCCGGGAGTATTTATCTCTTATAATAGGACTCCATAAAGGAAACCCTGACACCATCGAGTTAAGCTGA
- a CDS encoding nitroreductase family protein codes for MDVFECVKTLSSVRSYVKKDVPEEIVGEILEAGRLAPSAHNDQPWEFILVRDKKKLKGLEEFCISGRFVSEVDFAVVVLTDPSSKWHEIDGTRAVQNMVLTAWGHRLGSCWIGRLDRKGLAEYLNIPKELHVLTVLPFGYFDERMISGTKFRKAPREVFHLNMYGGRMD; via the coding sequence ATGGATGTGTTCGAATGCGTGAAAACACTTAGCTCGGTGAGGAGTTATGTTAAAAAGGATGTGCCGGAGGAAATAGTCGGAGAGATCCTGGAGGCCGGACGGCTCGCTCCGAGCGCTCACAACGATCAGCCCTGGGAATTTATACTGGTCAGGGATAAGAAGAAGCTGAAGGGCTTGGAGGAATTCTGTATAAGCGGGAGGTTTGTATCCGAGGTCGATTTCGCGGTTGTTGTGTTGACCGACCCTTCGTCCAAATGGCACGAGATAGACGGCACGCGCGCCGTGCAGAATATGGTTTTAACCGCCTGGGGGCATAGACTCGGGTCCTGCTGGATAGGAAGGCTGGATAGAAAAGGGCTTGCGGAGTATCTCAATATTCCGAAAGAGCTTCATGTGTTGACGGTTCTTCCCTTCGGGTATTTCGATGAGAGAATGATCAGCGGTACAAAATTCAGGAAGGCGCCTAGGGAGGTATTTCATCTCAATATGTACGGAGGCAGGATGGATTAG